AGCCGAGACGGTCTGACCGTCGTGATCAACCGCGGCGACGAGGCCGCGACGGTGGAACTGGACGACGACTGGTCGGCCGCGTCGGTGCCGTCGGTCGTGGTCGCGAGTCGCGACGACGCCGTGCGGGAGGTCGACTCGACGCGAGTCACGGTCGCGGGCGTGTCTGGCGTCGTGCTGGAGCCGTGAGTGACCGCTACTCAGACGTCTCGTCGACAGCCTGCTGAAACCCCAACCAGTTCACGACCGACCCGGCGGCGTCGGTGACGGGGACGAGCGACACCCGATTGCGGAACGGGGTGCCGTCGGCGCGGTAGTTGGTCAGTTCGGTCGTCACACGACTCCACGTCGACAGTGCCTCCCGCAGGTCCGCGACCGGTTCCGGGTCGGTGTCGGGGCCCTGGAGGAGGCGCAGGTTCTCCCCGCGCAGATCCGCGAGCGCGTAGCCCGTCAGCTCCCGGAACGTCCGATTCGCGTAGACGACGGGGTTGTCCGCGTACGCTGGCCCGGTGAGCGTGATGCCCAGCGAGGCGTCGTCGAGGACGCGGATCCGCCGGACGTACGCACCCTCGTGTGTCGCGAGCGACCCTGACTCCCCCGGTGGGTCAGGTGGTGGGTCGTCAGACGCTAGTCGCCGGAGCCGCTCAGCGTCGTACTCGTCACTGGCGAGTGTCTCCGGCACGCGCTCGCGGAAGCGCTCGTCGTCGAGGCGGAGCAGGTCGGCGAGCGTGTCACGGTCGGCCATGTCGGAGCCCATGTGGTCGGTGGCCGGCGTTGGGTTGGCGTACGCAAACCGCTGTCGTCCGTGGCGACATCGACTGTCGTCCGTGGCGACATCGCGGGCGTGCTCCGACACGACGCCGGGGTGCGTTTTTCTCCCGGGGGCGCCAACGACCGAGCGATGGCACCCACGACGGCTGCCGAGTCGGTCGTCCTCCTGACCGGTGGCACCAGCGGGATCGGTCGCGCTGCGGTGCGACGCCTCGCGGCGACCGGTGCGACCGTCGTCACCGTCGGTCGCGACCGCGAGCGCGGCCGGGCGGTCGCAGCGGACGTGACCGCCGAGACGCCCGGTCGCGTAGAGTTCCGACGGGTCGATCTGGCGGACCAGAGCGCAGTTCGCAACCTCGCGAGTGCGGTCGACGACGAGTACGACCGCCTCGACGCGCTCGTCCACAACGCCGGCCTCTCCTCGAAGGAGCGGCGCGAGACCGCCGACGGTGTGGAACTGACGTTGGCGGTGAACCACCTCGCTCCGTACCTCCTCACGCACGACCTCGTCGACCTGCTGGGAGCCACGCGCGGTGCGCGAGTCGTCGTCACCGCCTCCAGCGTCCACCGCAGAGGGAAGATCGACTTGGACGACTCGGAGGATCTGGACGCGCTCAACTCTCGGTCGGGGTACGACGCTCTCGACGCGTACGCGCGGTCGAAACTCGCGAACGTCGCGTTCACGCTGGAGTTGGCCGAGCGGTTGCGGGCGAGCGCGCGGACCGAGGGCGTCGTCGCGAACTGCGTCCACCCGGGATTCATCCCGACGACTGGCCTCTACCGGGACGTGTCGTGGCGGGCGAAACTGTTGACGCGCCTCGCCGGTGCGGTCCCCGGCGTCGGCACGGACGTCGAGGAGGGTGCGAGACGGCTGGTCGCGGTGACGACCGACGACGCGTACGCCGACCGGACGGGACTGTACGTCGGCGGCGACGGTCCGGAGCAACCGAGTGCCGCCGCTCGCGACGCCGCGCTCCGCGAGCGACTGTGGCGCCTCAGCGCGGCGTTGGTCGGCGTCGACCCCGACTGGCCGTGAGCGCGTCCCGCTCGACCGCGGCCTCCGGGGGTCGGGAGGCGCGTCGCAGTTACTCGTACTGCTGGCGTTCGACCCGTTCCAGGACCTCCGCGAACGCGACGTTCTGCTTCACGCTCGTCACGCGGATCGTGACGCGCTCGCCCTTCTCGGTGTCGGGGACGATGATCACGTAGCCGCGGTCGACCCGCGCGATTCCGTCGCCCTGGTCGCCGATCCCCTCAATGTCCACCGTCACCTCGTCGCCGCGGTCGACCGGGGGTTCGGGGCCGTCCGTGGTCGCGTTTGAGCCGTTCGACCCAATTGACGGAGCCTCGTCGTCGCCGGACGGTGCCGCGTCCGTCGAGTCGTCGGACGTGCTCGTTGGGGCGTCGCTCGACTCCGAACGTGTGCTACCAGACGCCACGTTCTCGGTGGGCGCCGACGACGCCGGCGTCGACTCCCGTTCCAACAGCGCGACACGGTACACCGCCCCTTCGCGCAGCGTCCCGAGATCCACTTCGCGCTTCGGTACTTCCACCACGTACGAGCCGTCACGTTCCTCTACGTCCGCGCTGAATACACACCGTAGATCCTCTGATATCTCCATTCGTCTTCCGTTCTCACCACAGTAATGTTAACC
This genomic interval from Halobaculum marinum contains the following:
- a CDS encoding TRAM domain-containing protein: MEISEDLRCVFSADVEERDGSYVVEVPKREVDLGTLREGAVYRVALLERESTPASSAPTENVASGSTRSESSDAPTSTSDDSTDAAPSGDDEAPSIGSNGSNATTDGPEPPVDRGDEVTVDIEGIGDQGDGIARVDRGYVIIVPDTEKGERVTIRVTSVKQNVAFAEVLERVERQQYE
- a CDS encoding SDR family oxidoreductase → MAPTTAAESVVLLTGGTSGIGRAAVRRLAATGATVVTVGRDRERGRAVAADVTAETPGRVEFRRVDLADQSAVRNLASAVDDEYDRLDALVHNAGLSSKERRETADGVELTLAVNHLAPYLLTHDLVDLLGATRGARVVVTASSVHRRGKIDLDDSEDLDALNSRSGYDALDAYARSKLANVAFTLELAERLRASARTEGVVANCVHPGFIPTTGLYRDVSWRAKLLTRLAGAVPGVGTDVEEGARRLVAVTTDDAYADRTGLYVGGDGPEQPSAAARDAALRERLWRLSAALVGVDPDWP
- a CDS encoding PAS domain-containing protein, whose protein sequence is MADRDTLADLLRLDDERFRERVPETLASDEYDAERLRRLASDDPPPDPPGESGSLATHEGAYVRRIRVLDDASLGITLTGPAYADNPVVYANRTFRELTGYALADLRGENLRLLQGPDTDPEPVADLREALSTWSRVTTELTNYRADGTPFRNRVSLVPVTDAAGSVVNWLGFQQAVDETSE